In Planococcus shixiaomingii, the DNA window GAAAGTGGATTGCACGGACTCAGCTGTCAGTTTAGGTGTCGCGATGCAGCTGACGAATATTTTGCGGGACGTCGGGGAAGATTACCGCGGGAAGGGAAGAGTTTATCTTCCATTAGAAGAACTGCAAAGAGCCGACTATGGCATTGAGCAATTGGCCAATGCAGAGATCAACGATAGTTTTATAGAAGTTTGGGAAGGGATGGCTAAGCGGGCGGAAGAGTTGTATGACGAGTTTCTTGAATGCGTCTCAAACTTTGACCAAGACAGCCGCTTTCCCGTTCTGGTCTCTGCGCAGGTCTATCGCGGGATTTTAGGAAGTGTCCGCCAAAACAACTACGATTGCTTTGCCCGGAAAAACTATGTGACGAAACGGGAAATGGTTCGGATATTAAGTGAGTCAATTGTATAGGTTGCACTAATAATTTTTCTTTTTGATATTCCGCAAAACAGCTGCGCTTTCCGCGGGCTTGCGCCGAACTAACTCGTGCTAACGCCCGAGTGGATTTCGGCACTTCGCTGTCCCACAGGAGTCTCCGCTGTTTTGCTCCATATCATTTATAAAAAATGCAGGAAAATTTATGTTAACTTATTTGTTAGTAGTTTTTTTAGCGCCGGCGCGTCTGCGGGCTAGGCGAAACAAGAAGACGGATGTTTTTCCGGCTTCTTGTGGAAGCCAGGCCCAAAGCGTCCGAAGCGGTATGCAAAAAGTGAATTTCTTTTATTCAACTTATCTAAATGAAAATAACTTCGGAAAGAAGGACGGTACATGTATGGCGAATCCTAACAAATCCGTACTCGTTATTGGAGGAGGTCTCGGAGGTTTATCCGCCGCTATTTCTCTTGCGCAAAACGGGTACGCAGTTTCTTTATATGAGAAGAATGAACATGTAGGGGGAAAGCTGAACCGTCTGGAACAGGACGGCTTTGGCTTTGACCTTGGCCCGTCCATTTTAACGATGCCGCACGTTTTTGATAAGCTGTTCCGCGGCAGCGGGAAGCGCATGGCTGATTATGTACCCATCAAGCGGCTGAATCGGGAGTGGCGTTCTTTCTTTCCGGATGGCACGGTGTTGGATTTGTACGGGGACCTTCGGATTATGGAACGGGAGAATCCGTGGCTTACCCGCAAGGATATGAAAGAGTATTACGCATTTTTGAAGTATGCGAAACGGATTTACGATACGACGGAAGCGGGTTATTTTGAAAAGGGCCTTGATTCGACAAAAGAGGTGGTTGCTGAGCAAGGAGCTATTGCGTCGTTAAAAGGCTTTGATGTGTTTTCGACAGTGCACGGAGCAATTTCAAAACGCATCAGCAATCCTCATCTGCGCGACATGCTTTCGTATTTCGTTAAATACGTCGGTTCTTCTCCGTACAGCGCGCCTGCGGTTCTCAATATGATGATTTACATGCAGCATGTCCAAGGCTGCTGGTACGTAGTAGGCGGGATGCATAAATTAGCGGAAGGCTTGACGAAACTTGCGAGGGAAGCGGGCGTTCAAATCCATACCGGTCTCGGCGTCATGCACGTGCACACGGATAACAACAGGAAAATCACCGGAGTGGAACTTGAAGACGGCACTGTGAAGACAGCCGATTATTACGTATCGAATATGGAAGTCATTCCGTTCTACAAAAAGATGGTGGCTGCGGATAAGAAGTTTGTGCGGAAACTGGAAAAGAAATTTGAACCGTCAAGTTCTGGCTTAGTGCTGCATCTCGGCGTGAAAAAGGAATATCCTTTCTTGAATCACCACAACTTCTTCTTTTCGGAGAATCTGCATGAACAGATGGAGAAAGTGTTCAAGAAACACGAGCTGCCGGACGATCCGACGATCTACGTCGTCAATACGAATAAAACCGATCCAACGCAGGCACCTCCGGGACACGAAAACTTAAAAATCCTGCCGCATATTCCGTATATACAGGATAAGCCGTTTACACCAGCAGATTACGTGAAGTTTGAAGCGACCGTTCTCGAAAAGCTTGAACGCATGGGCTTGCACGGATTGCGGGATAACATTGTGACGCGTGACGTCTGGACGCCTCATGATATTGAGCGTACTTACGGATCGGACCGCGGAGCGATTTACGGAACCGTTTCCGATAAAAAGACCAACAAAGGCTTTAAGCACAAAAAACAGAGCGAACTGTACGACAATCTTTATTTTGTCGGGGGCACGGTAAATCCGGGCGGCGGCATGCCGATGGTGACACTTAGCGGCCAACAAGTGAGCGATAAAATCGTGAAGCGCGAAGGGGCGCTGAAGTGATAAAGAGAAACTTCATTTGGTGAGGCGCAATATTTGAAACTAATGAGAGTGCCGGGGTGATTCGCAAATGCCGTTAATTGAATTATCTCTTGGATGGCTTATATTGGCGGATGTCGTTGCGTGGGCGATTTTTCATCTCGGCATTTCTTATTGTGTTTTTAAAATCCCTTCTCAATGGTTTATCTTCCAGAGCCGGCTGTTTCGCTCTTTCCACTTTGAGCGGAATGGGGAGTTGTGGCAGCAAATTTTCCGCATAAAAGGGTGGAAACAACGCCTGCCAGACGGAACCATGTTTTTTAAAAGTGCCTATAACAAGCAGTCGCTTCATGGGTTTGATAGCTCGTCTTTGGCTCGATTCGTCATTGAATCCAGAAGAGCCGAAATGACCCACTGGCTGTCGATAATTCCGGCCCCGCTGTTCTTATTGTGGAATCCAGCAGAGGCATTTTGGGCAAACGTAGCGTATGCGGTGTTGTTTAATATCCCGTTTATTTTGGCCCAGCGGTACAACCGTCCGCGCATAGAGCGTTTAATCATTCAAAAACAAAACAAGTCCCGGGCGATGTTATTTCGCTGAGGGATTTTTTCGTTTCATCGTTTTGGCAGATGACCGGGAACACTAGAGTAAGAAGAATAAATTCCGGGTGAAGAGGGTATACAGTATGGGAGATTCATAATTAAGCATCACTTTGATCAATAAAATGAATGGAGTGAATGATAACATGGAAAATGTCATCATCAGTTATTTTAAAGTGGAAAGTGAAGCTTTTCAGGCGTTATCTGAGCTGAAAAATTCCAGTACGTTCGATGAACGGTTTACGCTTTCACAAGTAGCTTTATTAAAAAACTCAAACGGTCAAATTATAATGAAGGATGGCTTTGATACAGGCAAACGGACTCAAAATGATACGTGGAAAGGTGGATTGATCGGTACGCTTGTCGGGGTTCTAGGCGGTCCGCTTGGCATGCTGCTCGGATTCGGGATTGGTTCAGTGGTCGGATTGGCCAAAGATGCAGGTGAAGCCAAGGAAGAATCGAGCCTGATTTCAGCCATCACCTCTCGGATGAAAGAAGGCGACGTGGCAATTGTGGCGGTTGCTCAGGAGCTGTCTGAAGAACCCTTTAACCTGGTTGCAGAGAAGTTTGATGCGGTGACCGTGCGTTACAGTGCCAGCGATATCCAGGAAGAAGTGGAACATGCACAGACTGTGGAGAGAAATCTCCAGGAGCGGGCAAAAGAGGAAATGCGTCAGGAACGTTCTGAACAACGCAGAGAAACCGTTAATGAATACCGCAGTAAATTCAAGGAAGAGTTTGAAGAACTTAAAAAGCGGTTTTCTTCCACAGACTAACTTAAAAAATGACTTCGGATTTACACCCGAAGTCATTTTTTATTTTATTAAATTAAAGTGCCGCCATTCCGCCATCAACGCGGTACTGAGAACCTGTGATGAATGTACTCTCATCTGAAGCCAAGAACAGTACCAAGTTCGAGATATCCTCGGATTCGCCGTAACGGCCGAGTGGAATGCTTTTCGCAAGTGTTGCTTCGTCCACTTTCAATCCGCCTTCGAGTGAACGCATCATGCGCGTATTGACCGGAGATGGGTGAATTGAGTTGACCCGGATTCCGTACGCTGCGTTTTCAACCGCCGCGGCTTTCGTCAAACCGACCACTGCGTGTTTGGACGCAATATAAGGCGAAACGTTTGGAGATCCACTTAAACCGGCTACCGATGAAGTATTGATGATGCTTCCTGATTTTTGGCTGATCATGACCGGCAACACATTTTGCAAGCCCAAGAATACACCGCGGACGTTAACCGCAAGAACTTTATCCAGGTCTTCTACTTTTTGTTCAGTGATCGTCGCGACTTTCCCTTCGATTCCTGCGTTGTTGAAGAAAATATCGATTTTCCCGTAAGTGTCCATTGTTTTTTTCACGTAGTTTTTAACATCTTCTTCTTTAGAAACATCCGCTTGCACAGTCAATACATTATCGCCTAATTCTTTTTTCGCTTCAGCTAATGCCTCTTTGAATAAATCGACCAACACGACAGATGCGCCTTCTTCTAAAAAGCGTTTAGCGGTGACTTTACCGATTCCGCCTGCACCACCAGTGATGACTGCTACTTTGTCTTGTAATCTTCCCATACTAAAACTCCTCCTTAGATTTTATTGGATCTGTACAGCTTTGTTCCTGTACCTCAAAACTAATACTACGCTAATATATCTTTGATTCAAGATATCTGCTCAGAGTCGTTCATTTATTCTGACAAAAGACCGGAATATATGGCTATCATGTACCCTGATTAAGAGCGACTCAACCGTCTGTTGAAGATTGTACTGCTAAAAAATCATGCAGAGCAACCGAGTACTATTGGAGTAAGAGAATTTTACACAAGTGAAAGCGTGAGGCCAAAAGGTATCGAGAATCGGAAGGAGAAACATAATCCTGCTTTATTTAAGAAAAACCTTGAATAAAAGGACTTTGGAAAAGCGTTAGCGAAATATACAGTTAAAAGAATTAATGAATATTCTACCTACCCATGTTTTTGTCTGATTTTTGCTGTCAGGAGTTGATGAGGCTTATCATTTTTTAACAATATGGGAGGGTGTAAATAATGAGCGCATCTAATCGAGATGAAATGATGAAGAAATTGGACTTTTTTATCGGCCATTGGGACATGGAAGTGACTCACCCGCATATTCAGCCGAACCCGATCTTAGGCCACTCCAGCATTGAGTGGATGGAAGAGAAGTATATTATCCAGCGCATACAGATCAATAAAAGCGAATTTCCTAGCAGCACGACTATTTACGATTGGGATGCTAAAATGGATCAGTATGTGATGCATTATTTTGATTCGCGCGGGGTGACTCGCCTATATCAAATGACGCTGGGAGATGGCGTATGGAAGTGGTGGAGAGACAAAGCCGATTTTTCATCTTTAAAATTCTTTCAGCGCTCTACCGGGAAGGTTGATGAGACGGGAACGGTCATCGAGAGCATATTGGAGAAATCGGACGACGGAATAAACTGGGAACATGATTTCAAAACGGTGTATAGAAAAGTGGAAGAACAGATGTAAATTGAAAAAGTTTATAGAATAGGCAGCATAGAAGAAAGAGGCTTTCCTAAGAGTCATTTAAGATGACACAAGGAAAGCCTGTTTTATTAAGTTATGTTTATGCCTTCGCGCTTTTAGAATCCAAAAGGTGAGAAACAGCGATAATGTTATTTTTCAAAAATTCAACCGTTCATTAAAGTGGTGAAAAACCTATTCACCGTCTATTTTTTCAACAAAACTTGCGAGATTTTCCAATGTAGAATTTAATCCTTCGTCATGATCTTCTTTTCGTATTCCTTCAGGTACGTTTTCACAAATGATGGTGACCTTTGTTCCTTCTGTCACTGCTTCCAAATACCACGTCTGAGTCATCACACCCGAGAATGCCGGATCTTCAGAATCAAAATTCCCGGCTAGCACAATTTTGGTGTCGGGAACCAACTCGAGAAACTTTCCTTGAGCTACATCGGTATTTTCAGAGGTTTTCCCAGAGTTTTCATGATCCGTTTCATAGGTAAGGGTCAACTTGTAAGTTCCGCCAATGTAGGGTTCAAACGCATCAATTTGAGCCGACATTCCTTTTGGCGGAAGCCACAAAACCAAGGTTTCCGGATTCATAAACGCCTCATAGATGGCTTTCGGAGTGGCCATAATCACTTGTGAAGCAGAATCGATTCGGTTACTTATCATGATAAAAAACCTCCCGATTAAGTTTTGATGTGTTAATTCTTACGGAGAAGTAAAGAGATAACCAACTTGAAACCCTGTTTTTAAATCTATTCCTTTGTTGCTTTTATAGTAAACGCATGCGGCAACTTATGCCTTTTATTTAAATCAGTCCTTAGCTGATTTTTGTTTTTTTTATTTCTTCCCCGCCAGTGGTCTAAGCATTTGGGGTGTGGTTTCTTCATTTCCTCATAATTTAAGAAGATAAATTCCAATAATAGATGATATGATGATTAGATGAAAATGCATCAGATAGAATGATGTAATTAAGAGGTTTTTCAGTTTTACAGAACAGGTGATTAAATGGTTAACGCAAATAAAAGTACATATAAAACGTCAATAAGACTGACAAAAACAGCTTCGGAAAAAATGAGAGGGTTCGGGATTAGCGAACGCTCGTTTTTTGTTGGGGGAAAACCTTTCAAAGTGTTTATGGAAAGGTATCCTTCAAGTGCGGATGGCTCTCTTTCGGTTGCCCTGATATTCGACAAATCCGAGAATAGCCGGCTGGCCGAAAAAGAACTGGAAGGATCCATCGTCCTTCACTGCATTTTCACGAACCACCAAATGCTGGTGACGAACTTGACGCTCCGGAAATCATACCAAGCACTCGGCACGAACTGGCAGCGGGAAGAGCTTATCGCTTTTGACAACTCCCGTGATCCGGCTCCGGTAGCACTTATCAATGTGATCAACCGGATGACGCCTGCGAAAGAAAGTTCCGATTATGTGAAAAAGCGGATCGGCAGCTGGGAAGGCTATTTGAAAATCCAGGAGCGCGGGATGGATATTCCGGATATTAAGACCGGTTATTCGAAGCTGGCGTTCAGCCACGATTTCAGCCGCATCACGTTGGCAGGTTGCCAAATGAAAGACAACGAGTGGAAAACACTGAAAGGTTTAAGCGTACGGCTTACCGGCATCGACGGCGATGTCGGGACCGTCATCAAAGCGGCGAACCGGACTGTGGAAATAGAGCTTCAAAACTATATCGTCAAACAGCTGCGCGAAAAAGGGCATGCACTCTCTAAAAAAGAAGTCGTCTTCAGCAATTTTGCGGCATTGAGCCAGATCAGAAGGCTGCGCCAAGGTTTCACGAATTTGGAGAAGGGCCTGGCGGTGAACCCGAACCTCGACCGTCTGTTATTCGAAGAAAAGCCGAAAGTCGCGCCGCTTCAACTGATCGAAAAGCTCGCGTGTCATAACCGGCTGAATGAGTTTCAGCAACGAGCGGTTTCGGGTGCTGTGGCAGCGGAAGATTTGTATGTCATCCAAGGTCCGCCTGGTACGGGGAAAACAACGGTTATTGCGGAGATTTGCCTCCAGAACGCGAAAAAAGGATTAAAGACGCTTGTCGCTTCGCAGTCGAATCTGGCGGTCGATAATGCGCTCGGACGCTTATTAGCTAACAAGGATATCCGGATTCTTCGCGTCGGCCGGACTGAGAGCATCGAAGAAGAAGGCAAAAAATTCATTGAAGAAAACGTCGGCCAGTATTGGAAAGACAATACGCTGAAAGAAATATCGGCCCAATACGAAATGCGCAAAAACCGGGAAGCCCAGCTGGAACGGGAGCTGGAGGCGACTGAACAGTCTTATCAGCAACTGCAGCCCGTTTTCGAAAGCTTGGCGCAGGCCATTGAAAACAAGAAAATGGCAATGGAGAAAAAACGCAAAATCCAATTGTTGCTGAAAGAAGAAAACAATAAGCTTCAGGCCTTTGAGATTCTGAAGGAAAAAGCGGTTCGGCAAAAGCGGGAAATCGCACAAAAATTGTATACTCTCGAGGAATTGATCCGCACAGATCAAACCATTGTTGAAAGCAAGACGATTCACTGGTTCGAGGAAGAGCAGCAGCGAATCTCGGAAGAAATACGGCAGCTCGAGCGTGCGCGGCAGTTCAAAAGGCTAGAAGAAGAGTTGGCCAGCAAGAAACGGGACATCGCTGCGATTGAGGAAAAGCGCAATCAAGTGATAGAAGTGATGATTCGGAAGAAAGTCGTCCTTGATGAATTTGAAAGCATCAAAAAAGTCGATGGCTTGCTGCAGGTGATGAATGAGCAAAAGATTGAAGAAATCCCGTCTATCGCTTATTTGATCAACAAATTAGAAGTGACTCGCGAGAAGATGGCGGAGTGGCAAAAGCTTAGTAAATACAATGAAAGCATCGCTTCTGCCATTACCTACATTGAATCATTGCTTAAGCCTGCCGGCATTTCTGTTGAAGAACTGAAAAATCAGGCACTGGCAAAACCGGAAGCTTTCACGTCTTCGGATGTCGATCTCTTTTTGGAAAGGCTGAGGGCCGTATTAAAAAGTGCGCAGCGAAATGATGGGGCCGTTCTGGCAAAAGCGCTCACCGGATTGTACAAGCGGCAAAACAACCTGTGGAGAAGAGGCGCCAAGCTGAAGTCTTCGGAAGTTTACATCGAAGAGTCAAAGCGGACGTTTCAGGAGCTGAAAAAGGTTATAGGGGCACAGCTGTCAAATCAGCACCAGCAATATGCCGCTTTGGATCAAAAGTGGCTGGAGGAATTGGAAAAGCAGCAACAGATCCTAGCTCCGCTGCAGCAGCAAGTTAACGAACTGTCGGGTATGGCCAACCTTTCCACCGATATTGAAGAAACCATCCGCCAACAAAAAGCTGAACTGCTTGAACTCGGAAACGATAAAGTCTCCTATGAACAGGCCGTAAAGCGTTTGGACCAACAGCAAACGGAACATGCGAATGAAACAAATGAGTTGGAGAAATGTGAAGCAGTAATTGCCGGAAAAGATGCAGAAATAGCGCAGTTGCAAGAAGGGATTGGGACGAACGAAAAGGATCTTGTTTCATTAAGAGACATTCTTTCTTCTGACCCGGAATCCGACTACGAAGAAACGGCGAAGAAAATGGCCAGTCTGTCATTTTCAAAAGAATCGCTTAAGCAGGAACAGAAGAATTTGCCTTTGATGCAGTCGATTCAGAAGAAATGGCTGGATTTATTGAAAGAAGCAAATGACCATGACCTGGACGAAATCCGCAAATTGTACATCAAGCACGCCAATGTGATCGGCACGACGTGCGTCGCTTCGGCGCGCAAGGATTTTGTCGACAACTACCCGACGTTCGATGTGGTGATCATCGATGAAGTGTCAAAAGCCACGCCGCCGGAATTGCTGCTACCGATGCTGAAAGGCAAGAAAATCATATTGGTCGGGGATCATCATCAATTGCCACCGCTGCTTGGAAACGACACATTGGAAGAAACGCTCGAGGAAATGATCAAAGAAAATAGCGGGTTTGAAGAAAAGCGGGAGCTTGAGAAGCTGCTGGAAGAGTCGCTGTTTGAGCGGCTGTATAAAAACTTGCCCGAAACAAACAAGACGATGCTGGCGATTCAATACCGTATGCATGAAGATATCATGGAAACGATCGCACCGTTCTACAAGCATGAAAATGAACAATTGCAATGCGGGATTCTTGATTCCGATAAGGAACGCGATCATTTATTGGAATCAAAAACAGTAGCACGCGATAACCATCTTATGTGGATCGATTTGCCGAATGAGCCTTCTTATTTCGAAGAAAGAATGAACGGCGGCAAGAGTTTGTATAATGCGTCGGAACTTCAAGAAATCGGTGCTTTGTTAGTGGAGTTGAACGACTCCGTCGCAGAAGCGAAACGAGCGGGAAGAATGGAAGCGGATATGCAGAAAAGCGTAGGTGTCATCAGTTTCTACGGAGAGCAGGTCAAACGGCTTCAGCGAATGGTCGACCAGGAGCTGCGTTTGCCGCACCTTGAGATTAAAACTGGGACCGTTGACCGGTTCCAGGGAAGCGAAAGAGACATCATCATTTTGAGTATGGTGCGCAACAATCAAA includes these proteins:
- a CDS encoding DUF1269 domain-containing protein translates to MENVIISYFKVESEAFQALSELKNSSTFDERFTLSQVALLKNSNGQIIMKDGFDTGKRTQNDTWKGGLIGTLVGVLGGPLGMLLGFGIGSVVGLAKDAGEAKEESSLISAITSRMKEGDVAIVAVAQELSEEPFNLVAEKFDAVTVRYSASDIQEEVEHAQTVERNLQERAKEEMRQERSEQRRETVNEYRSKFKEEFEELKKRFSSTD
- a CDS encoding glycosyl-4,4'-diaponeurosporenoate acyltransferase, coding for MPLIELSLGWLILADVVAWAIFHLGISYCVFKIPSQWFIFQSRLFRSFHFERNGELWQQIFRIKGWKQRLPDGTMFFKSAYNKQSLHGFDSSSLARFVIESRRAEMTHWLSIIPAPLFLLWNPAEAFWANVAYAVLFNIPFILAQRYNRPRIERLIIQKQNKSRAMLFR
- a CDS encoding phytoene desaturase family protein; protein product: MANPNKSVLVIGGGLGGLSAAISLAQNGYAVSLYEKNEHVGGKLNRLEQDGFGFDLGPSILTMPHVFDKLFRGSGKRMADYVPIKRLNREWRSFFPDGTVLDLYGDLRIMERENPWLTRKDMKEYYAFLKYAKRIYDTTEAGYFEKGLDSTKEVVAEQGAIASLKGFDVFSTVHGAISKRISNPHLRDMLSYFVKYVGSSPYSAPAVLNMMIYMQHVQGCWYVVGGMHKLAEGLTKLAREAGVQIHTGLGVMHVHTDNNRKITGVELEDGTVKTADYYVSNMEVIPFYKKMVAADKKFVRKLEKKFEPSSSGLVLHLGVKKEYPFLNHHNFFFSENLHEQMEKVFKKHELPDDPTIYVVNTNKTDPTQAPPGHENLKILPHIPYIQDKPFTPADYVKFEATVLEKLERMGLHGLRDNIVTRDVWTPHDIERTYGSDRGAIYGTVSDKKTNKGFKHKKQSELYDNLYFVGGTVNPGGGMPMVTLSGQQVSDKIVKREGALK
- a CDS encoding SDR family NAD(P)-dependent oxidoreductase gives rise to the protein MGRLQDKVAVITGGAGGIGKVTAKRFLEEGASVVLVDLFKEALAEAKKELGDNVLTVQADVSKEEDVKNYVKKTMDTYGKIDIFFNNAGIEGKVATITEQKVEDLDKVLAVNVRGVFLGLQNVLPVMISQKSGSIINTSSVAGLSGSPNVSPYIASKHAVVGLTKAAAVENAAYGIRVNSIHPSPVNTRMMRSLEGGLKVDEATLAKSIPLGRYGESEDISNLVLFLASDESTFITGSQYRVDGGMAAL
- a CDS encoding AAA domain-containing protein, whose product is MVNANKSTYKTSIRLTKTASEKMRGFGISERSFFVGGKPFKVFMERYPSSADGSLSVALIFDKSENSRLAEKELEGSIVLHCIFTNHQMLVTNLTLRKSYQALGTNWQREELIAFDNSRDPAPVALINVINRMTPAKESSDYVKKRIGSWEGYLKIQERGMDIPDIKTGYSKLAFSHDFSRITLAGCQMKDNEWKTLKGLSVRLTGIDGDVGTVIKAANRTVEIELQNYIVKQLREKGHALSKKEVVFSNFAALSQIRRLRQGFTNLEKGLAVNPNLDRLLFEEKPKVAPLQLIEKLACHNRLNEFQQRAVSGAVAAEDLYVIQGPPGTGKTTVIAEICLQNAKKGLKTLVASQSNLAVDNALGRLLANKDIRILRVGRTESIEEEGKKFIEENVGQYWKDNTLKEISAQYEMRKNREAQLERELEATEQSYQQLQPVFESLAQAIENKKMAMEKKRKIQLLLKEENNKLQAFEILKEKAVRQKREIAQKLYTLEELIRTDQTIVESKTIHWFEEEQQRISEEIRQLERARQFKRLEEELASKKRDIAAIEEKRNQVIEVMIRKKVVLDEFESIKKVDGLLQVMNEQKIEEIPSIAYLINKLEVTREKMAEWQKLSKYNESIASAITYIESLLKPAGISVEELKNQALAKPEAFTSSDVDLFLERLRAVLKSAQRNDGAVLAKALTGLYKRQNNLWRRGAKLKSSEVYIEESKRTFQELKKVIGAQLSNQHQQYAALDQKWLEELEKQQQILAPLQQQVNELSGMANLSTDIEETIRQQKAELLELGNDKVSYEQAVKRLDQQQTEHANETNELEKCEAVIAGKDAEIAQLQEGIGTNEKDLVSLRDILSSDPESDYEETAKKMASLSFSKESLKQEQKNLPLMQSIQKKWLDLLKEANDHDLDEIRKLYIKHANVIGTTCVASARKDFVDNYPTFDVVIIDEVSKATPPELLLPMLKGKKIILVGDHHQLPPLLGNDTLEETLEEMIKENSGFEEKRELEKLLEESLFERLYKNLPETNKTMLAIQYRMHEDIMETIAPFYKHENEQLQCGILDSDKERDHLLESKTVARDNHLMWIDLPNEPSYFEERMNGGKSLYNASELQEIGALLVELNDSVAEAKRAGRMEADMQKSVGVISFYGEQVKRLQRMVDQELRLPHLEIKTGTVDRFQGSERDIIILSMVRNNQNKHGDIGFAKDYRRLNVALSRAKELLVLVGSSEMFTERAKQRETKQMYQHVLKVVNQKNGLKALQGSRG
- a CDS encoding SRPBCC domain-containing protein: MISNRIDSASQVIMATPKAIYEAFMNPETLVLWLPPKGMSAQIDAFEPYIGGTYKLTLTYETDHENSGKTSENTDVAQGKFLELVPDTKIVLAGNFDSEDPAFSGVMTQTWYLEAVTEGTKVTIICENVPEGIRKEDHDEGLNSTLENLASFVEKIDGE